From Hydrogenimonas cancrithermarum, a single genomic window includes:
- a CDS encoding DEAD/DEAH box helicase encodes MKTRYTEKEIELAKRVLDYYRESLRYDTISGVRFGPGDFVDQAYREISPSSPFFYFDLKNHDALRAVVRHCARKNRETWERLGKPREGVESRFRFFYAPMLVPFPSEPGSEMRYFAPFYVEFLQPSWAKKSGKKRRFAKGLDGVVALRFKVASRTDIYDAENDKDFFGHSSMEVNLALFGRPFYLLDEEFMQRLSRARERRGRTGKIETYSHLIESMALIFEAIDGGYAGLDSTQKRIERFLGQLEEARNKTASNTYSHRISFESAKLGTFVFVVDTAELDSSDKYNGGMLNLYAQMLDDGRLDTSGNLFLDYLIGSPIAKAPVPDESMARSEEGKGWRFKRFGIEDRVALARKQYGAFDANYALTKSQRYALQVAKSGLSIVPVSGPPGTGKTSLLRAFVADYVVESALRVIRQKDEGREFDEIEFPPPIAAFSTNNQAQRNIIEGMTEGYLSAKKAGPFYQRWLDASIDFKEFETVDGIGLYVPMLKSSFSDDGDLSLTINNLLAIRLDIRRKAEERAKEFLEKAQSCLQDFATVEVTHANAKRLLHKLYRRLAADIRDKIEKIEKEIHIAVDEKLERFEKNLSLLETAARLAHRDDLAEDIAEDTKSEGEMALAISDVENFIGKAESLLRQRSEEHREVVAEQERAQKSAAAEAKAEFESHSAEIGAEYGKQIEEAGEKSKEEKTNFSRLQSDLRRIEEQLAAIESERKRFFAKIWPWTRQRLRREAELMADEAEQARAEIREAERRIRGFEKEARDLSDKRDVAISRAKQEADRRLRSRVDGIIDEINKRWQKREAWYAEAFADMGFDDAEAAERAVETFSKVEKSGYFGPEDALRKLEETSAGLDTSLRLHLFFASMHLLETVLLLKMIEGTDREVCPACGKPGVAVGEKLIKHDACGFKMRRVVPDGRNGERRLSDGEIERVLTGGMILSDHTYYAPVENREGWYNMQAVYGASARETLSQLRDLLPLFPLLNTTAQSFFSVFSYKDKAVGKKVLPEGFFEYLFVDEAGMVLPSLMANLYAGRKVLLFGDEKQIEPVYPFGGDEIVDEVVADRAAEGDGTLREMIRDGYSLLKMSAMSLANRALYIEDKNAVRADKGAPIWLLQHFRCKDPIVTYCNKLVYDGKIEPLAGEDEEMCHLVFVEHAENMSTEHNICTAEAEIVAELVNEHLFEGYGLDEIGVITPYRNQAEAIKRTLAKQGYDTNTIQIGTVHKFQGSERRVILFSTSSGANSPRRGAALFMNRDRGNMLNVAVSRAKERFVLIGCREIIAPDNICYSGMLVEHIESWYPGGSCLKSHASDASLSTLSG; translated from the coding sequence GTGAAAACAAGATATACCGAAAAAGAGATCGAGCTGGCGAAAAGGGTGCTGGACTACTATAGGGAATCGTTGAGGTACGACACGATTTCCGGGGTGCGCTTCGGCCCGGGGGATTTTGTCGACCAGGCCTACAGAGAAATCTCTCCCTCGTCTCCCTTTTTCTACTTCGACCTCAAGAACCATGACGCGCTGCGCGCCGTCGTGCGCCACTGCGCCAGAAAGAACCGTGAGACGTGGGAGCGGCTCGGAAAACCCCGGGAGGGCGTCGAAAGCAGATTCAGGTTTTTCTATGCGCCCATGCTCGTCCCGTTCCCGTCCGAGCCCGGCAGCGAGATGAGGTATTTCGCCCCCTTTTACGTTGAATTCCTGCAGCCTTCGTGGGCAAAGAAGTCCGGGAAAAAGCGACGGTTCGCAAAAGGGCTCGACGGCGTCGTCGCGCTGCGCTTCAAAGTGGCTTCCCGCACGGACATATATGACGCGGAAAACGACAAGGATTTCTTCGGCCACTCTTCCATGGAGGTCAACCTGGCGCTGTTCGGGCGCCCTTTCTATCTTCTCGACGAGGAGTTCATGCAAAGGCTCTCCCGGGCAAGGGAGCGCCGGGGGCGTACCGGAAAGATCGAAACCTACTCCCATCTCATCGAATCGATGGCGCTGATCTTCGAGGCGATAGACGGCGGCTATGCCGGGCTTGACTCCACGCAAAAAAGAATCGAGCGTTTTTTGGGCCAGCTCGAAGAGGCGAGAAACAAAACGGCGTCGAACACCTATTCTCACCGGATCTCTTTTGAATCCGCAAAGCTCGGCACCTTTGTCTTTGTCGTGGACACCGCCGAGCTCGACAGTTCGGACAAATATAACGGGGGAATGCTCAATCTTTATGCCCAGATGCTGGATGACGGGCGGCTGGATACCTCGGGCAATCTTTTTCTCGATTATCTTATCGGATCGCCAATCGCAAAGGCCCCCGTTCCCGACGAAAGCATGGCCAGAAGCGAAGAGGGCAAAGGATGGCGCTTCAAGCGCTTCGGCATCGAGGATCGTGTCGCATTGGCCCGGAAACAGTATGGAGCGTTCGATGCCAACTACGCGCTAACGAAAAGCCAGCGGTACGCGCTGCAGGTCGCCAAAAGCGGACTGAGCATCGTTCCCGTCAGCGGTCCTCCCGGTACGGGAAAAACTTCATTGCTCCGCGCCTTTGTCGCGGACTACGTCGTCGAAAGCGCCCTTCGCGTAATCAGGCAGAAGGATGAGGGAAGAGAGTTCGACGAGATCGAGTTTCCCCCGCCGATCGCTGCGTTTTCCACAAACAACCAGGCGCAGAGAAACATCATCGAAGGGATGACGGAAGGGTACTTGAGCGCCAAAAAGGCCGGCCCCTTCTACCAAAGATGGCTGGACGCGAGCATCGACTTCAAGGAGTTCGAGACGGTCGACGGTATCGGGCTGTACGTTCCGATGCTGAAGAGTTCGTTCAGTGACGACGGCGATTTGAGCCTGACCATCAACAATCTCCTGGCGATCCGCCTGGATATACGCCGAAAGGCCGAAGAAAGGGCGAAAGAGTTTTTGGAAAAGGCCCAGTCGTGCCTTCAGGATTTCGCGACGGTCGAGGTGACGCACGCCAATGCCAAAAGGCTGCTCCACAAGCTCTACAGGCGGCTTGCCGCCGATATCCGCGACAAGATCGAAAAAATAGAGAAAGAGATCCACATCGCCGTCGATGAAAAGCTCGAACGGTTCGAGAAGAACCTCTCCTTGCTCGAAACCGCCGCGCGGCTGGCCCACAGGGACGACCTGGCGGAAGATATCGCCGAGGACACGAAGAGCGAAGGGGAGATGGCGCTGGCTATCAGCGACGTTGAAAATTTCATCGGCAAAGCCGAATCGCTGCTGAGGCAAAGGTCCGAAGAGCACCGGGAGGTCGTCGCGGAACAAGAGCGTGCCCAAAAGAGCGCGGCGGCCGAGGCCAAAGCCGAATTCGAGTCGCATTCGGCGGAGATAGGCGCGGAATATGGCAAGCAGATCGAAGAGGCGGGCGAAAAATCGAAAGAAGAAAAAACGAATTTCAGCCGGCTGCAGTCCGACCTTCGGCGCATCGAGGAGCAGCTTGCCGCAATCGAGAGCGAGAGAAAGCGTTTCTTTGCCAAAATATGGCCGTGGACAAGGCAGAGGCTGCGTCGGGAGGCGGAGCTTATGGCGGACGAGGCCGAGCAGGCAAGAGCGGAGATCCGGGAAGCCGAAAGGAGAATCCGCGGCTTCGAGAAAGAAGCCAGGGATCTGTCGGACAAGCGCGACGTCGCGATAAGTAGAGCCAAACAGGAGGCGGACAGGCGTCTTCGCAGCCGTGTGGACGGCATCATTGACGAAATCAACAAGAGGTGGCAAAAGCGGGAGGCATGGTATGCCGAGGCGTTTGCGGATATGGGCTTTGACGATGCCGAAGCGGCGGAGCGGGCCGTGGAGACCTTTTCAAAGGTTGAAAAAAGCGGATACTTCGGGCCGGAAGACGCCCTAAGAAAACTCGAGGAGACGAGTGCCGGGCTCGATACGTCGCTCCGCCTCCACCTCTTTTTCGCTTCGATGCACCTGCTCGAGACGGTGCTGCTACTCAAGATGATCGAGGGCACGGACAGGGAGGTCTGCCCGGCGTGCGGGAAGCCCGGCGTCGCAGTGGGGGAAAAGCTGATCAAACACGACGCCTGCGGTTTCAAGATGCGGCGCGTCGTCCCCGACGGCCGGAACGGGGAGCGGCGGCTTTCGGACGGAGAGATCGAACGGGTGCTCACCGGCGGCATGATCCTCTCCGACCATACCTACTACGCGCCGGTCGAAAACAGGGAGGGATGGTACAACATGCAGGCGGTTTATGGCGCGTCGGCGCGCGAGACGCTTTCGCAGCTCAGAGACCTTCTTCCTCTCTTTCCGCTTCTCAATACGACGGCCCAGTCTTTTTTCAGCGTGTTTTCCTACAAGGACAAGGCGGTCGGAAAAAAAGTGCTGCCCGAGGGCTTTTTCGAATACCTTTTCGTCGACGAAGCGGGGATGGTTCTGCCATCACTCATGGCGAACCTTTACGCGGGCAGAAAGGTCCTCCTGTTCGGGGACGAGAAACAGATCGAGCCGGTTTACCCGTTCGGCGGCGACGAGATCGTCGACGAGGTGGTGGCGGACAGGGCGGCGGAAGGCGACGGTACGCTGCGCGAAATGATCAGGGACGGGTATTCTCTTTTGAAGATGAGCGCCATGTCGCTGGCGAACCGGGCCCTGTATATCGAAGACAAAAATGCCGTCAGGGCCGACAAGGGAGCGCCCATCTGGCTCCTTCAGCATTTCCGGTGCAAAGACCCGATCGTGACCTACTGCAACAAGCTGGTATACGACGGCAAGATCGAGCCGCTGGCGGGAGAGGACGAGGAGATGTGCCATCTCGTCTTTGTGGAGCATGCAGAAAATATGTCGACGGAGCACAACATCTGCACGGCGGAAGCGGAAATTGTCGCCGAGCTTGTCAATGAGCACCTTTTCGAGGGGTACGGGCTCGACGAAATCGGGGTCATCACCCCGTACCGGAATCAGGCCGAGGCAATCAAGCGAACCTTGGCCAAACAGGGCTACGACACAAATACAATCCAAATCGGCACCGTGCATAAATTTCAGGGCTCCGAGCGCAGGGTGATTCTGTTTTCAACTTCGAGCGGCGCCAATTCGCCCCGGCGTGGAGCGGCACTCTTTATGAACCGCGACAGGGGCAATATGCTCAATGTGGCCGTCAGCCGCGCGAAAGAGCGCTTCGTGCTGATCGGCTGCAGAGAGATCATCGCACCGGACAACATCTGCTATTCGGGCATGCTCGTCGAGCACATCGAGTCGTGGTATCCCGGCGGGAGCTGCTTGAAAAGTCATGCATCCGATGCATCGCTGTCGACGCTGAGTGGCTAA
- a CDS encoding nucleotidyl transferase AbiEii/AbiGii toxin family protein produces the protein MTANVITLLEQIKELEIFETHPLYFVGGTALAYYLEHRISEDIDIIGTAPLPHRQITNTIMALGGTKLKDANAMALRLAGLFPDEYMLKFNLHGIKLEFFAASTPLQKEIIKTASSQPYKKGKLQIIDLPSIAKLKLIALLNRKKSRDLFDFKIILEENRLTKEQILEIASKAIKEIDSFSTFYDFIEKMQVAEDDEIVYLDEKDPKPLNWDEIHKEVLSLLSSKM, from the coding sequence ATGACTGCTAATGTCATCACACTTCTTGAGCAGATCAAAGAGCTTGAGATCTTTGAGACACATCCACTTTACTTTGTCGGTGGTACGGCTTTGGCATACTATCTTGAACACAGGATCTCTGAAGATATCGATATCATCGGTACCGCACCCTTGCCGCATCGCCAGATCACAAACACGATCATGGCACTTGGCGGTACCAAACTCAAAGATGCTAACGCAATGGCATTACGGCTTGCCGGACTCTTTCCCGATGAATACATGCTAAAATTCAATCTTCATGGAATCAAGCTGGAGTTTTTTGCAGCATCTACACCACTACAGAAAGAGATAATCAAAACAGCATCGAGTCAACCCTACAAAAAAGGCAAACTACAGATCATCGATCTGCCATCCATCGCAAAACTCAAACTCATAGCCCTCCTCAATCGAAAAAAATCGAGAGACCTGTTTGACTTTAAAATAATACTTGAAGAAAATAGACTCACAAAAGAGCAGATTTTGGAAATAGCATCAAAAGCAATCAAGGAAATAGACTCTTTTTCAACTTTCTATGATTTTATTGAAAAGATGCAGGTAGCTGAAGATGATGAGATCGTCTATCTTGATGAAAAAGACCCCAAACCATTAAACTGGGATGAGATTCATAAAGAAGTACTTTCGCTTCTTTCATCAAAAATGTAA
- a CDS encoding transposase, protein MKTVYGLLCHLVVVTKDRREVLDEIIAKRLEQIVRDLFESG, encoded by the coding sequence TTGAAAACCGTATACGGGCTTTTGTGTCACTTGGTTGTTGTCACGAAAGATCGCCGTGAAGTCCTCGATGAGATTATCGCCAAGCGACTTGAGCAGATCGTCCGTGACCTTTTCGAGAGCGGATGA
- a CDS encoding metallophosphoesterase, with protein MTADLWFDPAETLEEEEPAVPPVHRDVEDLAFSRRTRPDKAAKKGKGEKMKIDILSDLHADFWFRPSRPLEMEDVKKLFLASFFKHEGDTPGDVLVVAGDLGHYNEQNARLLANLRDLFGYRAILCVLGNHDYYLLSKEKAVYQNDSFARVAEMRRLLGEMEDIHCLDGNVVEIDGVRFGGCDGWYDGEYAMRHLGMNRSQVLDLWRRSMNDARYIHGMGDWMTFAETQKECIGKIAGEVDVMITHVNPSIGRSDVSKPWRNEEIMAFYSFDGEEILKRGSMRYWIFGHTHHRIKYEKHGVKCLCNPLGYPEDMSFPKIMQVVVEE; from the coding sequence ATGACGGCCGATCTGTGGTTCGATCCAGCCGAGACGCTGGAAGAGGAGGAGCCTGCTGTTCCCCCGGTACACAGGGATGTTGAGGATCTCGCGTTTTCGCGACGGACGCGCCCCGACAAGGCCGCGAAGAAAGGAAAAGGAGAGAAGATGAAAATAGACATACTGAGCGACCTTCACGCCGATTTCTGGTTCAGACCCTCCCGGCCACTGGAGATGGAGGACGTTAAAAAGCTTTTCCTTGCCTCTTTTTTCAAACACGAAGGCGACACCCCGGGCGATGTCCTGGTCGTGGCCGGGGATCTCGGCCACTACAACGAACAGAACGCCCGGCTTCTCGCGAACCTCCGGGATCTCTTCGGCTATCGCGCCATCCTCTGCGTGCTGGGCAACCACGACTACTATCTCTTAAGCAAAGAGAAGGCGGTCTATCAGAACGACTCTTTCGCGCGGGTCGCGGAGATGAGGAGGCTGCTGGGCGAGATGGAAGACATCCACTGCCTGGACGGGAATGTCGTCGAGATCGACGGCGTGAGGTTCGGAGGGTGCGACGGATGGTACGACGGCGAATACGCAATGCGGCACCTTGGCATGAATCGCTCGCAGGTGCTCGACCTCTGGAGGCGCAGCATGAACGACGCCCGGTACATTCACGGGATGGGGGACTGGATGACGTTCGCGGAAACCCAGAAGGAGTGTATCGGGAAAATTGCCGGGGAAGTGGACGTGATGATCACCCACGTCAACCCCTCCATCGGTCGATCCGACGTATCGAAGCCTTGGCGAAACGAGGAGATCATGGCCTTCTACTCCTTCGACGGCGAAGAGATTCTGAAAAGAGGCTCCATGCGGTACTGGATCTTCGGTCATACGCACCATCGAATCAAGTACGAAAAACACGGGGTGAAGTGCCTGTGCAATCCCCTGGGTTATCCAGAGGATATGAGCTTTCCCAAGATCATGCAGGTCGTGGTTGAAGAATGA
- a CDS encoding metallophosphoesterase has protein sequence MKIDILSDLHIDFWFSPSRPPKMDETERLFLPLATRDGGDPGDILVVAGDLGHYNKQSVQLLENLRKLFGYRAILCVLGNHDYYLLGQDRTIYQNDSFTRVAEMRRLLGEMEDIHCLDGNVVEIDGVKFGGCDGWYDGEYAMRHFGMERSRVLGLWKHSMNDARYIHGMDDWMEFAEAQKERIEKIAGEVDVMVTHVNPSIDRSVVPKRWRDDEITAFFTFDGEGIMERGSMRYWIFGHTHDVMAYEKHGVKCLCNPLGYPGEGATGVMRVVI, from the coding sequence ATGAAAATTGACATATTGAGCGATCTCCACATCGATTTCTGGTTCAGCCCCTCCCGGCCGCCGAAAATGGACGAGACAGAAAGGCTGTTTCTCCCTCTCGCCACCCGCGACGGCGGCGATCCCGGAGATATCCTGGTCGTAGCCGGGGACCTCGGCCACTACAACAAACAGAGCGTCCAGCTGCTTGAAAACCTTCGGAAACTTTTTGGCTACCGGGCCATCCTCTGCGTACTGGGCAACCACGACTATTACCTTCTCGGCCAGGATAGAACAATCTACCAGAACGACTCCTTCACGCGGGTCGCGGAGATGAGGAGGCTGCTGGGCGAGATGGAAGACATCCACTGCCTGGACGGGAATGTCGTCGAGATCGACGGTGTGAAGTTCGGGGGATGCGACGGGTGGTACGACGGTGAATACGCGATGCGGCACTTTGGCATGGAACGCTCGCGGGTGCTTGGCCTCTGGAAGCACAGCATGAACGACGCCCGGTACATTCATGGAATGGACGACTGGATGGAGTTCGCGGAGGCCCAGAAGGAGCGTATCGAAAAGATCGCGGGCGAAGTGGACGTGATGGTCACCCATGTCAACCCCTCCATCGACAGATCCGTCGTGCCGAAACGCTGGCGAGACGACGAGATCACGGCCTTTTTCACTTTCGACGGCGAAGGGATCATGGAGAGAGGCTCCATGCGGTACTGGATCTTCGGCCACACCCATGATGTGATGGCATACGAGAAGCATGGGGTGAAGTGTCTGTGTAATCCCCTGGGTTATCCGGGCGAGGGGGCGACGGGGGTCATGCGGGTCGTGATCTGA
- the tnpA gene encoding IS200/IS605 family transposase yields the protein MKIQKERHATHLLHAHLVFVTKCRYKVLKGKHIEYLRMVFKETIEEMGGTLEEFDGEADHVHLLIQYPPKWSISKIVNNLKGRSSRLLRRDMPDIKERYWGKAGLWHRSYFAGSVGGAPLEIVKQYIEQQQTPD from the coding sequence ATGAAAATTCAAAAAGAGAGACACGCCACACATCTGCTTCATGCCCATTTGGTCTTTGTGACAAAATGTAGATACAAAGTATTAAAAGGCAAACATATTGAATATTTAAGGATGGTATTCAAGGAAACAATAGAAGAGATGGGCGGCACATTAGAGGAATTTGATGGAGAAGCCGATCATGTGCATCTGCTTATTCAATATCCCCCCAAATGGTCTATCTCAAAGATCGTGAACAACCTCAAGGGGAGGTCAAGCAGACTTTTAAGAAGAGATATGCCTGATATTAAAGAAAGATATTGGGGGAAAGCAGGGCTATGGCATAGAAGTTATTTTGCAGGGAGCGTCGGTGGAGCTCCACTTGAAATAGTGAAGCAATATATTGAACAACAACAAACGCCTGACTAA
- a CDS encoding DEAD/DEAH box helicase: MQGDVGSGKTIVAFYAMVGASGSGHQSIITCPSSILARQHYNEFKKYAKALGIPIFFFTGDMGKREKNRVKKAALSKENAIFVGTRSLNNLVYSKLGLLIVDEEQKEGVGSKDALLKKSQLLPHQILMSATPIPRTLASTVFSNFEALRINAKPAGRKPIITELIRDK; this comes from the coding sequence ATCCAGGGCGACGTAGGGTCCGGAAAAACGATTGTCGCATTCTATGCGATGGTCGGAGCGAGCGGAAGCGGGCACCAAAGTATCATCACCTGCCCATCCAGCATTCTTGCGCGGCAACACTATAACGAATTCAAGAAGTACGCCAAAGCGCTCGGTATTCCGATATTCTTTTTCACTGGCGACATGGGGAAACGGGAAAAGAACCGTGTCAAGAAAGCGGCGCTGTCAAAAGAGAACGCCATTTTTGTCGGCACGCGGTCGCTCAACAACCTTGTTTATTCAAAACTCGGACTTTTGATTGTGGACGAAGAGCAAAAAGAGGGGGTTGGAAGCAAAGATGCGCTTTTGAAAAAGAGCCAGCTGCTGCCACACCAGATCCTGATGAGCGCCACCCCTATTCCCAGAACTCTCGCCAGTACGGTTTTCAGCAACTTCGAAGCATTAAGGATCAACGCCAAGCCCGCAGGAAGAAAACCCATTATTACCGAGCTGATCCGGGACAAGTAG
- a CDS encoding RNA-guided endonuclease InsQ/TnpB family protein translates to MLKAVKVRLYPSNEQKRIISSQIGGARYVYNRTLALRKYAYQKLGIKVGKFALIKHITKLKKRKKTAWLKEIDSQAIQQSIANMDKAYQHFFKGGGYPKFKSRHHSRQSYQYPQRVKIEGNKVFLPKVGWVKMKGWREEFAGKIKTVTVSYEAYQYHASILIDTEEDKILKPCNNINKAIGLDVGVALMVADSSGKKHKPLDLTKELEKLRRAAQSVSRKKKGSNNRAKAKAKLTKINLKIANKRKDFLHKLSLQYAENQGIVVVEDLKIKNMTKSAKGTKEKPGKSVKAKAGLNRVITQQSWGMFFEFLEYKLKERGGQLIKVDPKFTSQTCPKCGHISKNNRKSQSKFVCESCGFSENADVVGAKNILVRGIHGNNASLQIAV, encoded by the coding sequence ATGCTCAAAGCCGTCAAAGTTCGTCTGTATCCAAGCAATGAACAAAAACGGATCATCTCTTCTCAGATCGGTGGTGCAAGATATGTTTATAACCGCACATTGGCTTTGCGAAAATATGCTTACCAAAAGCTTGGCATCAAAGTAGGAAAGTTTGCACTCATTAAACATATCACCAAACTCAAAAAGCGGAAAAAGACCGCTTGGCTCAAAGAGATCGACTCACAAGCCATTCAACAGTCTATCGCCAATATGGACAAAGCCTATCAGCACTTTTTTAAAGGTGGTGGCTACCCTAAATTCAAATCAAGACACCATTCGAGACAAAGCTATCAATACCCACAAAGGGTTAAAATTGAAGGCAATAAAGTATTTTTACCTAAAGTCGGGTGGGTAAAGATGAAAGGATGGCGAGAAGAGTTTGCTGGCAAGATAAAGACTGTGACCGTAAGCTATGAAGCCTATCAGTATCATGCAAGTATTTTAATAGATACTGAAGAGGATAAAATATTAAAGCCATGCAATAATATCAACAAGGCTATCGGACTTGATGTAGGTGTGGCTTTGATGGTGGCTGATAGTAGCGGTAAAAAACATAAGCCTTTGGACTTGACAAAAGAGCTTGAAAAACTACGCCGCGCCGCCCAGTCCGTAAGCCGAAAGAAAAAAGGATCGAACAATAGAGCCAAGGCAAAAGCAAAATTGACAAAGATCAATCTCAAAATAGCTAACAAGAGAAAAGATTTCCTGCATAAGCTCTCACTGCAATACGCTGAAAACCAAGGCATTGTAGTGGTTGAGGATTTAAAAATAAAGAATATGACCAAAAGTGCGAAAGGCACAAAAGAGAAGCCCGGAAAGAGCGTTAAAGCCAAAGCAGGGCTTAATCGTGTCATTACACAACAGAGTTGGGGAATGTTCTTTGAGTTTTTAGAATATAAACTCAAAGAGAGAGGTGGACAACTTATTAAAGTTGATCCCAAGTTTACCTCTCAAACCTGTCCAAAGTGCGGTCATATTTCAAAAAACAACAGAAAAAGCCAAAGCAAGTTTGTATGTGAATCTTGCGGCTTCTCCGAAAATGCCGATGTGGTCGGAGCCAAAAACATACTTGTCCGTGGGATACACGGCAATAATGCTTCCCTGCAAATAGCTGTTTAG
- a CDS encoding AAA family ATPase: MNSTRKKDEKVYFFLDEVQTIEGWEKFVHRLYDTLNI; the protein is encoded by the coding sequence ATGAACTCTACCCGCAAAAAAGATGAAAAGGTTTACTTTTTTCTCGACGAGGTTCAGACGATCGAAGGGTGGGAAAAGTTCGTACATCGACTCTATGATACGCTGAATATCTAA
- a CDS encoding helix-turn-helix transcriptional regulator has protein sequence MMENRIKGIYEALYEGVKNKQYFAQRYNVTTKTIENTVAKTEGDVIYDRKLGGYRFAFLLPKYIPHDLLVELLQNSIGNETAKHDFLTLSRLLKEREGVHLPMIPTSLVSSLTRKLIMLEVAIRSNCVIKVNYVGNEKPMEEKYIRPHRINTSENSYYLYGSYDARNKKNIGEYRSFAVNSMHDIAPVEWVKGESFFMEGTGNAYGVITKERFVMLKLTGNSANYFKRERQFSKEQFDFIAEETDGTVLMKMYYNNLQEVIKLVQQWMPHMIVDESAPERTEVYAAIKANFDKLVGSGALCDPPSSP, from the coding sequence ATGATGGAAAATCGCATCAAGGGTATCTACGAAGCACTTTATGAGGGTGTGAAAAACAAACAATACTTTGCACAACGCTATAACGTCACCACAAAAACCATCGAAAACACGGTGGCAAAAACTGAGGGGGACGTAATTTACGATCGTAAGCTCGGCGGCTACCGTTTCGCTTTTTTGCTTCCCAAGTACATCCCTCACGATCTGTTGGTCGAACTACTGCAAAACAGCATCGGCAACGAGACCGCCAAACACGACTTTCTTACACTCTCACGTCTACTCAAAGAGCGAGAGGGTGTTCATCTTCCCATGATCCCCACCTCTCTCGTGTCCTCCCTCACCCGAAAGCTCATCATGCTGGAAGTCGCTATTCGCTCAAACTGCGTAATAAAAGTCAATTATGTAGGCAACGAAAAGCCTATGGAAGAGAAATACATCAGACCGCATAGGATCAACACTTCCGAAAACTCCTACTACCTGTACGGAAGCTACGATGCAAGAAACAAGAAGAACATAGGCGAGTACAGGTCGTTTGCCGTCAACAGTATGCACGATATCGCCCCGGTTGAATGGGTCAAAGGCGAAAGTTTTTTTATGGAAGGCACCGGGAACGCTTACGGGGTCATCACCAAAGAGAGGTTTGTGATGCTCAAACTCACGGGCAACAGTGCCAACTATTTTAAACGGGAAAGACAGTTCAGCAAAGAACAGTTCGATTTTATCGCCGAAGAAACTGACGGTACGGTGCTTATGAAGATGTACTACAACAATCTGCAAGAGGTAATCAAGCTGGTACAACAGTGGATGCCCCATATGATTGTTGATGAGAGTGCTCCCGAGAGAACAGAGGTCTATGCTGCGATCAAAGCGAATTTCGACAAGCTTGTCGGTAGCGGTGCGCTATGCGATCCCCCCTCCTCGCCGTAG